In a genomic window of Nodosilinea sp. E11:
- a CDS encoding XdhC/CoxI family protein: MVNCFQQLAQTLEGGPAVLATVTAVKGSVPREVGARLVVDANGQAFNTIGGGAGEAKVLHQAQEVLKTGEKQFVDIDLSGAPQRQTQGVCGGHMRVWLERWQGETAKLLVHSILRSLQNGQSVILVTPFEQDKAPYLIEDVAQVDPAIALVETLQPPPTLLIVGAGHVGIQLAKVAHLAGFQIAVQDDRPEWANADHYPQASQILAEPVDQAIASLTHHPNLYAALVTRGYTYDFEALQHLLQRPVPCRYIGMIGSEKRVRQVYGAIAQTGISKETLATIYGPIGLDIGALTPEEIAVSITAELIMVRRGGTGRSLSKRLRQK, from the coding sequence ATGGTGAACTGCTTTCAACAATTGGCCCAGACCCTTGAAGGTGGCCCTGCTGTTCTCGCTACCGTCACTGCCGTTAAGGGTTCTGTACCCCGCGAAGTGGGCGCGAGGCTGGTGGTGGATGCTAATGGCCAAGCCTTCAACACCATTGGTGGCGGGGCCGGGGAAGCCAAGGTGCTGCACCAGGCCCAGGAGGTGCTTAAAACCGGAGAAAAGCAGTTCGTCGACATTGACCTATCTGGGGCACCCCAGCGGCAAACCCAAGGCGTTTGCGGCGGCCACATGCGGGTGTGGCTAGAGCGCTGGCAGGGGGAGACGGCAAAACTCCTGGTGCATTCGATTTTGCGATCGCTCCAGAACGGGCAGTCCGTCATCCTAGTAACGCCCTTTGAGCAGGATAAGGCTCCTTACTTAATCGAGGATGTTGCTCAGGTTGACCCTGCGATCGCACTTGTCGAAACCCTGCAACCACCGCCGACGCTGCTGATTGTGGGGGCAGGCCACGTGGGCATTCAACTGGCCAAAGTTGCCCACCTGGCTGGTTTCCAAATCGCCGTACAGGACGATCGCCCCGAGTGGGCCAACGCCGACCACTACCCCCAGGCCAGCCAGATTTTGGCAGAGCCAGTCGATCAAGCAATCGCATCGCTTACCCACCACCCAAACCTCTATGCCGCCCTAGTTACCCGAGGCTATACCTACGATTTTGAAGCCCTTCAGCATTTGCTTCAGCGCCCTGTACCCTGCCGCTATATCGGCATGATCGGCAGCGAAAAGCGGGTGCGCCAAGTCTATGGAGCGATCGCCCAAACCGGCATTTCTAAAGAAACACTAGCCACGATTTACGGCCCCATTGGGCTAGATATTGGTGCCCTCACGCCTGAAGAAATTGCCGTCAGCATCACCGCTGAGCTGATCATGGTGCGACGGGGCGGCACAGGGCGATCGCTCTCTAAACGGTTGCGCCAGAAATGA
- a CDS encoding ChaB family protein yields the protein MSYENTETLPQDTQSLPQEAKQIFMAAFNAASEDGFSEDGAHEVAWNSVRNTFAQKDNGEWYFKAEDLDSRSRTGAMPGG from the coding sequence ATGTCTTACGAAAATACGGAAACGCTACCTCAAGACACTCAATCGCTGCCCCAAGAGGCCAAGCAAATCTTTATGGCTGCTTTCAACGCAGCATCAGAAGATGGCTTTAGCGAAGATGGTGCCCACGAAGTTGCTTGGAATTCAGTGAGAAATACGTTTGCCCAGAAAGACAATGGGGAATGGTATTTCAAAGCTGAAGATCTCGACTCTCGCAGCCGGACGGGCGCTATGCCTGGCGGTTGA
- a CDS encoding adenosine deaminase has protein sequence MRSHSLPKAELHIHIEGSLEPEMMVALAQRNGITLPYASVEAVRAAYQFKDLQSFLDLYYAGAQVLQTEQDFYDLTWAYLQKCADQQVRHTEIFFDPQTHCDRGIPFEVVHSGITQALKDARVQLGVSSGLILCFLRHLSAEAAMATLEQALPYRDSILAVGLDSSELGHPPSKFQAVFDRARAEGLLTVAHAGEEGPPEYIWQAIRLLKASRIDHGVRCVEDPALVEYLVEHQIPLTVCPLSNIKLCVFDEMAQHNLKKLMDLGLCVTVNSDDPAYFGGYLAENFDAVESALGLTPAQLVQLAKNSFKASFLPPAEQQSYLQELAIYS, from the coding sequence ATGCGATCGCACTCTCTGCCCAAAGCCGAACTTCACATCCACATCGAAGGTTCCCTAGAGCCCGAAATGATGGTAGCCCTAGCCCAGCGCAACGGCATTACTCTGCCCTACGCGTCGGTCGAAGCAGTGCGGGCGGCCTACCAATTCAAAGACCTTCAGTCATTTCTCGACCTCTACTACGCTGGGGCGCAGGTTTTGCAGACCGAGCAAGACTTCTACGACCTCACCTGGGCCTACCTGCAAAAGTGCGCCGACCAGCAGGTGCGCCACACCGAAATTTTCTTTGACCCGCAAACCCACTGCGATCGCGGCATTCCCTTTGAGGTGGTGCACAGCGGCATCACCCAGGCGCTCAAAGATGCCAGAGTTCAGCTAGGGGTTTCCTCAGGGCTGATTCTTTGCTTTTTGCGCCACCTCAGCGCCGAGGCCGCCATGGCCACCCTAGAGCAAGCCCTGCCCTACCGCGACAGCATCCTCGCCGTGGGGCTAGATTCCTCGGAGCTGGGGCATCCACCCTCGAAGTTTCAGGCGGTGTTTGACCGGGCGCGGGCCGAGGGATTACTCACTGTGGCCCACGCGGGCGAAGAGGGGCCGCCAGAATACATCTGGCAGGCGATTCGCTTGCTCAAGGCGTCGCGCATCGACCACGGCGTGCGTTGTGTAGAAGACCCGGCCCTGGTGGAGTACCTAGTCGAGCACCAGATACCCCTGACGGTGTGCCCGCTGTCGAATATCAAGCTCTGCGTGTTTGATGAGATGGCCCAGCACAACCTCAAAAAATTGATGGATCTGGGCCTGTGCGTGACGGTAAACTCTGATGACCCGGCTTACTTTGGCGGCTACCTGGCCGAAAACTTTGACGCCGTGGAGTCGGCCCTAGGGCTAACGCCAGCGCAACTGGTGCAGCTCGCCAAAAATTCTTTCAAAGCGTCATTTTTACCCCCAGCAGAGCAGCAGTCCTACCTACAGGAGCTAGCGATCTACAGTTAA
- a CDS encoding helix-turn-helix transcriptional regulator yields the protein MDQSARDRLTKQGWQVGTVSDFLDLSPEETILIEIKLALSRALKERRQQRMTQAELAEKMHSSQPRIAKAENGDASVSIELLLRAILATGASPQEIGRVIGAIE from the coding sequence ATGGATCAATCAGCACGTGATCGATTGACAAAGCAGGGGTGGCAGGTAGGCACGGTTTCTGATTTTTTAGACCTCAGCCCAGAAGAGACGATTTTAATTGAAATCAAGCTAGCGCTAAGTCGTGCCCTGAAGGAACGTCGGCAGCAGCGCATGACCCAGGCTGAGTTGGCCGAGAAGATGCACTCTAGCCAACCCCGGATTGCTAAAGCAGAAAATGGAGATGCGTCGGTCTCTATAGAATTGCTGCTACGGGCGATTTTGGCGACGGGGGCATCTCCCCAGGAGATTGGTCGAGTGATTGGGGCGATCGAGTAA